Proteins from a genomic interval of Sphingomonas sp. Y38-1Y:
- a CDS encoding CusA/CzcA family heavy metal efflux RND transporter: MIARIVTFSVERRWFVLLLTAVAAIAGMLALQRLPIDAVPDITNNQVQINVVAPALSPDQVEKQVAFTVETALAGIPGLEYTRSLSRNGFAQITAVFDEGTDIYFARQQVSERLRTAEEDLPEGVNPEMGPIATGLGDIFMWTVEYRELDKVNHKSGEPGLQPDGSYISPEGDHLVSEADKATYLRTVQDWIVAPQLKGTAGLAGIDSLGGYTKEYLVVPDVQRMAAMKITLQDLATALERNNTSAGAGVVNRNGEGLSVRADGRVRTADELARTVIATREGVAIVLSQVAEVRTGQGLRMGSASENGREVVVGTAVMRIGENSRTVSTGVSKRLEEIGPSLPVDVVVKPVLNRTDLVNSTIATVARNLAEGALLVIVVLFALLGNFRAALIAAMVIPITMLLTSIGMLQAGVSANLMSLGALDFGLIVDGAVIIVENSLRRLAEAQHGRDDALPLKERLAIVAASAREMIRPSVYGQAIIILVYAPLLTFTGVEGKMFEPMALTVIIALVFAFVLSLTFVPAAIAIWLSKRVEEREGRIISALRRRYEPGLDTALRRPNATLGIAVGALALSAVAFTTLGQEFLPQLDEGNVLVQAIRIPGTSVDQSQAMQAQVEKAIAKEPEVQFAFSRTGTSEIASDPMPANITDTFVILKPREQWPDPNLGKAEFVERLEKRLSTLPGNNYEITQPIQMRFNELIAGVRGDVAVKVFGDDFAQMNATAEAIAGVLRRTQGATDVRVEQTEGLPMLDIRPNRTAMSRVGVTAGDVQDTVAAAIGGREAGMIFEGDRRFPVVIRLPEAARSDLTAIAQVPVPTAEGGFVPLSTVANIEIVDGPNQISRENGKRRVVVQANVRGRDVAGVVADAQAAIGARVKMPPGTYLEWGGQFENLASARDRLMVVVPICFAVIMLLLYGALGSVRDALIVFTGVPLALVGGILALLLRGMPFSISAAVGFIALSGVAVLNGLVMLSAIQDLLARGLDRAAAAREGALARLRPVAMTALVASLGFVPMALGHGAGAEVQKPLATVVIGGLISATLLTLFVLPTLYARFGQRRIEASATDATTDIEGVQTHGA; encoded by the coding sequence ATGATCGCCCGCATCGTCACCTTCTCGGTGGAGCGGCGCTGGTTCGTCCTGCTGCTCACCGCCGTCGCCGCCATCGCCGGCATGCTCGCGCTCCAGCGGCTGCCGATCGATGCCGTCCCCGACATCACCAACAACCAGGTCCAGATCAACGTCGTCGCACCAGCGCTCTCACCCGACCAGGTCGAGAAGCAGGTCGCCTTCACGGTAGAGACCGCGCTCGCCGGCATCCCCGGCCTCGAATACACCCGCTCGCTCAGCCGCAACGGGTTCGCCCAGATCACGGCGGTGTTCGACGAGGGCACCGACATCTACTTCGCGCGCCAGCAGGTGTCCGAGCGCCTGCGCACGGCCGAGGAGGACCTGCCAGAGGGCGTGAACCCCGAGATGGGCCCGATCGCCACCGGCCTCGGCGACATCTTCATGTGGACCGTCGAATACCGCGAGCTCGACAAGGTCAACCACAAGAGCGGCGAGCCCGGGCTGCAGCCCGACGGCAGCTACATCAGCCCGGAAGGCGACCACCTCGTCAGCGAGGCTGACAAGGCGACCTACCTGCGCACCGTGCAGGACTGGATCGTCGCGCCGCAGCTGAAGGGCACCGCCGGCCTCGCCGGCATCGACTCGCTGGGCGGCTACACCAAGGAATATCTGGTCGTCCCCGACGTGCAGCGCATGGCCGCGATGAAGATCACGCTGCAGGACCTCGCCACCGCGCTCGAGCGCAACAACACCAGCGCCGGTGCTGGCGTGGTCAATCGCAACGGCGAGGGACTGTCGGTGCGCGCCGATGGCCGCGTCCGCACCGCGGACGAGCTCGCCCGGACGGTGATCGCCACCCGCGAGGGCGTGGCGATCGTGCTGAGCCAGGTGGCGGAGGTCAGGACGGGACAGGGCCTGCGGATGGGCTCGGCGTCCGAGAACGGGCGCGAGGTGGTCGTCGGCACCGCCGTCATGCGGATCGGCGAGAACAGCCGCACGGTCTCCACCGGCGTTTCGAAGCGCCTGGAGGAGATCGGACCGTCGCTGCCGGTCGACGTGGTGGTCAAGCCGGTGCTGAACCGCACCGACCTGGTCAACTCGACCATCGCCACCGTGGCGCGCAACCTCGCCGAGGGCGCGCTGCTTGTGATCGTCGTGCTGTTCGCTCTGCTGGGCAATTTCCGCGCGGCGCTGATCGCCGCGATGGTGATCCCCATCACCATGCTGCTGACCAGCATCGGCATGCTGCAGGCCGGCGTGTCCGCCAACCTGATGAGCCTGGGGGCGCTCGACTTCGGGCTGATCGTCGACGGCGCCGTGATCATCGTCGAGAACTCGCTGCGGCGGCTGGCCGAGGCGCAGCACGGACGCGACGACGCGCTGCCGCTGAAGGAACGGCTCGCCATCGTCGCGGCGTCCGCCCGCGAGATGATCCGCCCGTCCGTCTACGGGCAGGCGATCATCATCCTCGTCTACGCGCCGCTGCTCACCTTCACGGGCGTCGAGGGCAAGATGTTCGAACCCATGGCGCTAACGGTGATCATCGCGCTGGTCTTCGCGTTCGTCCTGTCGCTGACCTTCGTGCCCGCCGCGATCGCGATCTGGCTGAGCAAGCGGGTGGAGGAAAGGGAGGGGCGGATCATATCCGCGCTCCGCCGGCGGTACGAGCCGGGACTCGACACCGCCCTGCGCCGCCCCAACGCCACGCTCGGCATCGCGGTGGGCGCACTCGCGCTGTCGGCCGTCGCCTTCACGACGCTCGGACAGGAGTTCCTGCCGCAGCTCGACGAGGGCAACGTGCTGGTCCAGGCGATCCGCATCCCCGGCACGTCGGTCGACCAGAGCCAGGCGATGCAGGCGCAGGTCGAGAAGGCGATCGCCAAGGAGCCGGAGGTCCAGTTCGCGTTCTCCCGGACCGGCACGTCCGAGATCGCATCGGACCCGATGCCTGCGAACATCACCGACACCTTCGTGATCCTGAAGCCGAGGGAGCAGTGGCCCGACCCGAACCTCGGCAAGGCCGAGTTCGTCGAGCGGCTCGAGAAGCGCCTCTCGACCCTGCCGGGCAACAACTACGAGATCACCCAGCCCATCCAGATGCGCTTCAACGAGCTCATCGCGGGCGTGCGCGGCGACGTCGCGGTCAAGGTGTTCGGCGACGACTTCGCGCAGATGAACGCGACCGCCGAGGCGATCGCCGGCGTGCTGCGCCGGACGCAGGGCGCGACGGACGTGCGGGTCGAGCAGACGGAGGGGCTGCCGATGCTCGACATCCGGCCGAACCGCACCGCGATGTCGCGGGTCGGGGTGACTGCCGGCGACGTGCAGGACACGGTCGCCGCCGCGATCGGCGGGCGCGAGGCCGGCATGATCTTCGAGGGCGACCGGCGGTTCCCGGTCGTGATCCGCCTGCCTGAGGCGGCACGCTCCGACCTCACCGCCATCGCGCAGGTGCCCGTGCCCACGGCCGAGGGCGGGTTCGTGCCGCTCTCCACCGTGGCCAACATCGAGATCGTCGACGGCCCGAACCAGATCAGCCGCGAGAACGGCAAGCGCCGCGTCGTCGTGCAGGCGAACGTGCGCGGCCGGGACGTCGCAGGCGTCGTGGCGGACGCGCAGGCGGCGATCGGCGCCCGGGTGAAGATGCCGCCAGGCACCTACCTCGAATGGGGCGGCCAGTTCGAGAACCTGGCGTCGGCGCGTGACCGGCTGATGGTCGTGGTGCCGATCTGCTTCGCGGTCATCATGCTGCTGCTCTACGGGGCGCTCGGCTCGGTCCGCGACGCGCTGATCGTCTTCACCGGCGTGCCGCTGGCCCTGGTCGGGGGCATCCTCGCGCTGCTGCTAAGGGGCATGCCGTTCTCGATCTCGGCCGCCGTCGGCTTCATCGCGCTGTCGGGCGTCGCGGTGCTCAACGGACTGGTGATGCTGTCCGCGATCCAGGACCTGCTGGCGCGAGGCCTCGAC
- a CDS encoding efflux RND transporter periplasmic adaptor subunit, translated as MKKTILRALVPATLALTLAGCGGGTEAPAENAAGEHAAEEGHAEEGVVTLTQQQITDAGIEVVRPTVGGVAGAIEVSATIEGDPQGVQVASAAIGGRLVSLTRNLGQSVGRGDVLAVIESREAASLKGEIEAARARAALAQSNLRREQRLFAERVSPEQDLIAARTAATEANIALRLAQQQLAATGGGGGALNRVTVRSPISGQVIARSATLGQTVAADAELFRIANLSKVSVAMSLLPADAGRVQPGAQVEVTGPGRRQAARVTFVSPVLDETTRLVPVIATLDNGGNTWRVGETVNASVIVPAGGDRTVAVPSAAVQMIEDKPHVFVRTATGFKAVPVTLGRRNGGQVIVTAGLNGDERIASTNSFTLKAELGKGEASHED; from the coding sequence ATGAAGAAGACCATCCTGCGGGCGCTCGTCCCCGCGACCCTAGCACTGACGCTCGCCGGCTGCGGCGGCGGCACCGAAGCGCCGGCGGAGAACGCCGCCGGCGAGCACGCGGCCGAGGAAGGCCACGCCGAGGAGGGCGTGGTCACGCTCACCCAGCAGCAGATCACCGACGCGGGCATCGAGGTCGTCCGGCCGACGGTCGGCGGCGTCGCCGGCGCCATCGAGGTGAGCGCCACGATCGAGGGCGATCCGCAGGGCGTGCAGGTCGCGTCCGCCGCGATCGGCGGGCGGCTCGTATCGCTGACCAGGAACCTTGGGCAATCCGTCGGACGCGGCGACGTGCTCGCCGTGATCGAGAGCCGCGAGGCGGCATCGCTGAAGGGCGAGATCGAGGCGGCGCGCGCCCGGGCGGCACTGGCACAGTCCAACCTCCGGCGCGAGCAGCGTCTGTTCGCCGAGCGCGTCTCGCCCGAGCAGGACCTGATTGCCGCCCGCACGGCGGCGACCGAGGCCAACATCGCGCTCCGCCTCGCGCAGCAGCAGCTCGCCGCAACCGGCGGCGGCGGAGGGGCGCTCAACCGCGTCACCGTGCGCTCGCCCATCTCCGGGCAGGTCATCGCCCGGTCGGCCACCCTCGGCCAGACCGTGGCGGCGGACGCGGAGCTGTTCCGCATCGCCAACCTGTCGAAGGTATCGGTCGCGATGTCGCTGCTGCCGGCGGATGCCGGGCGCGTGCAGCCCGGCGCGCAGGTCGAGGTCACAGGTCCCGGGCGTCGGCAGGCCGCACGGGTCACGTTCGTGTCGCCGGTCCTCGACGAGACCACCCGGCTGGTGCCGGTCATCGCCACGCTCGACAACGGCGGCAACACCTGGCGCGTGGGCGAGACCGTCAACGCGTCCGTCATCGTGCCGGCAGGCGGCGACCGGACCGTCGCCGTGCCGTCGGCCGCCGTCCAGATGATCGAGGACAAGCCGCACGTCTTCGTGCGCACCGCGACCGGCTTCAAGGCGGTGCCGGTGACGCTCGGCCGTCGCAACGGCGGCCAGGTCATAGTCACGGCCGGTCTCAACGGTGACGAACGCATCGCGTCCACCAACTCCTTCACCCTCAAGGCCGAGCTCGGAAAGGGCGAGGCGAGCCATGAGGACTGA